In a single window of the Lasioglossum baleicum chromosome 10, iyLasBale1, whole genome shotgun sequence genome:
- the Mcm2 gene encoding DNA replication licensing factor Mcm2 isoform X1 — protein sequence MDTSSSPVRSDRHAEAMTSPAPDIDEPFEDESDLLGNDNDINLEEQEEDGEELFGDNMEDDYRPMPALDRYDPNLVDDEAYSEMSQGERAAAESAMHQRDRAAGIVRDDRYLLYDESDEDEVQTRKRRMAEKAATGEIEDIEMIESIENLEDTKGHSVKEWVSMLGPRTEISNRFKSFLRTHTNSKGQYMYKERIRHMCESNQSSFIVEFPILASKEHVLAYFLPEAPFQMLEIFDEVAKELVLTIFPSYERVTTEIHVRISELPLIEEIRTFRKLHLNQLVRTLGVVTATTGVMPQLSVVKYDCTKCGYVLGPFVQNQNAEVKPGSCPECQSIGPFMINMEQTIYRNYQKVTIQESPGKIPAGRIPRSKECILLSDLCDRCKPGDEVDVTAIYTNNYDGSLNTEQGFPVFATVLLANHLHVKDSKEIVDSLTEEDISSIISLSKDHRIFDRIVASIAPSIYGHEYSKRALALAIFGGESKNPGNKHKVRGDINVLMCGDPGTAKSQFLKFIEKIAPRTVFTTGQGASAVGLTAFVRKSPTTREWTLEAGALVLADHGICLIDEFDKMNDQDRTSIHEAMEQQSISISKVGIVTSLHARCSVIAASNPIGGRYDASMTFSENVDLSEPILSRFDILCVVKDEIDPMQDRHLAKFVVNSHIKHHPTNVEKTFAPEENAHDISIPQDLLKKYIVYAKQNVHPKLTNIDQDKVAKLYSQLRQESLATGSLPITVRHIESIIRMSEASAKIHLRDHVQDTDINVAIRMMLDSFVDTQKYSVMKSMRQTFQKYLSYKKDHSELLYYILRQVTLDTLAFQKAIHGSRVTVIEISEKDLLDRVIHFLRRTFIIDLRNEYIYIVYMYCFTHILSFYFRRNKLTYTIFIRSMKVTFSNRTTFYTTQREK from the exons ATG GATACCAGTAGTTCTCCGGTCCGTTCCGATAGGCATGCAGAGGCAATGACATCCCCTGCGCCAGACATAGATGAACCTTTCGAGGATGAGTCTGATTTACTTGGCAATGACAACGACATTAATCTGGAAGAGCAGGAAGAGGATGGAGAAGAGTTGTTTGGGGATAATATGGAAGA TGATTATCGACCCATGCCAGCTTTAGACAGATACGATCCTAATCTAGTCGACGATGAAGCCTACTCGGAGATGTCGCAAGGCGAACGTGCAGCTGCCGAATCTGCGATGCATCAAAGAGATAGAGCAGCAGGCATTGTCAGAGACGATAGATACTTGCTTTACG ATGAAAGCGATGAAGACGAAGTGCAAACACGCAAGCGACGTATGGCTGAGAAGGCTGCGACAGGTGAAATAGAAGATATAGAA ATGATCGAATCCATTGAGAACTTAGAAGATACGAAAGGTCACTCGGTTAAGGAATGGGTATCGATGCTGGGGCCCAGAACAGAAATATCAAATCGGTTCAAAAGTTTCTTACGCACGCATACTAATTCGAAAGGACAGTATATGTACAAGGAAAGAATTCGGCATATGTGCGAAAGTAATCAA TCCAGTTTCATTGTGGAGTTCCCTATTCTTGCCAGTAAGGAACACGTTCTGGCCTACTTTCTGCCAGAAGCACCGTTCCAAATGTtggaaatattcgatgaagtaGCGAAGGAATTGGTGCTGACCATCTTCCCCAGTTACGAAAGAGTCACGACTGAAATTCACGTCAGGATATCAGAATTACCTTTAATAGAAGAGATTCGTACGTTTAG GAAGTTGCATTTAAATCAACTGGTACGTACCCTGGGCGTGGTAACCGCAACAACGGGAGTGATGCCACAATTATCAGTTGTAAAATACGATTGTACAAAGTGTGGGTATGTGCTTGGTCCGTTCGTACAAAACCAAAATGCTGAAGTTAAGCCTGGATCTTGTCCTGAGTGTCAAAGCATCGGACCGTTTATG attaatatggagcaaacaaTCTATAGAAATTACCAAAAAGTTACAATCCAAGAATCACCGGGTAAAATTCCCGCAGGTAGAATACCAAGGAGTAAAGAATGCATTCTTCTATCGGACCTCTGCGATCGCTGTAAGCCTGGCGACGAAGTAGACGTCACAGCGATTTACACGAACAATTACGATGGTTCATTGAACACAGAACAA GGTTTCCCGGTGTTCGCGACGGTACTTCTAGCAAATCATCTACACGTGAAAGACTCGAAAGAAATCGTAGACTCTCTAACCGAGGAAGATATTTCTAGCATTATTTCCTTGAGCAAAGATCATCGAATCTTCGATCGCATTGTCGCGAGCATTGCACCATCGATTTACGGGCACGAGTATTCGAAGAGAGCTCTAGCGTTGGCAATATTTGGGGGTGAATCGAAGAATCCCG GTAACAAACACAAAGTAAGAGGAGACATTAACGTGTTGATGTGCGGTGATCCAGGAACAGCGAAATCTCAGTTTTTAAAATTCATCGAGAAAATTGCACCGAGAACAGTATTCACTACAGGTCAGGGTGCTTCGGCTGTTGGTTTAACTGCTTTCGTAAGGAAATCGCCAACAACTCGAGAATGGACTTTGGAAGCTGGTGCTCTGGTACTTGCTGATCACGGAATCTGTCTGATCGATGAGTTCGATAAG ATGAACGATCAAGATAGGACGTCTATACACGAAGCTATGGAACAACAAAGTATTTCTATTTCAAAAGTAGGAATCGTAACGTCTCTTCACGCCAGGTGCTCGGTTATAGCTGCATCGAATCCTATCGGAGGAAGATACGATGCTAGCATGACGTTCTCGGAAAATGTTGATTTATCGGAACCGATTCTGTCTCGTTTCGATATCCTCTGTGTGGTAAAGGATGAAATCGATCCTATGCAAGATAGACACCTGGCCAAGTTTGTTGTAAATTCTCACATCAAACATCATCCGACGAATGTGGAGAAAACATTCGCTCCAGAAGAGAATGCGCACGATATATCCATTCCGCAAGATCTTCTGAAGAAGTATATAGTTTATGCCAAACAGAATGTTCATCCTAAATTGACGAACATCGATCAAGACAAAGTGGCGAAGTTGTACAGTCAGTTGAGACAAGAAAGCTTG GCGACTGGAAGTTTACCAATTACTGTGAGACACATAGAAAGTATTATACGTATGTCCGAAGCGAGCGCAAAGATTCATTTGCGGGATCATGTTCAAGATACTGATATCAATGTCGCCATCAGGATGATGCTCGATAGTTTCGTTGATACACAGAAGTATTCAGTAATGAAAAGTATGCGACAG ACATTCCAGAAATACTTATCGTATAAAAAAGATCACAGTGAACTTTTGTATTACATACTGAGACAAGTTACGTTGGACACATTAGCATTTCAGAAAGCGATACACGGAAGTCGCGTTACAGTAATCGAAATCTCGGAGAAAGATCTATTAGATAGGGTAATTCATTTTCTTCGACGCACTTTTATTATAGATTTACgtaatgaatatatatatattgtgtaCATGTATTGTTTCACTCACATTCTCTCGTTTTATTTTAGGCGAAACAAATTGACATACACAATCTTCATCCGTTCTATGAAAGTGACATTTTCAAATCGAACAACTTTTTATACGACTCAAAGAGAAAAGTGA
- the LOC143212705 gene encoding uncharacterized protein LOC143212705 → MSSNGLKMLKKNNPYPQGMRCQKCLEMGHWSYECKGKRKYLHRSSRTTQLKKALKQREESTIVEQKKEIKKSRQQKKMRKESSSSSETNSSAESSSSSSSNDSSSSSSSSDSESDSTDSVSSSSSGSSSCSSSSSNHSKRK, encoded by the exons ATGAGTTCCAACGgcttgaaaatgttgaaaaaaaa CAATCCGTATCCTCAAGGAATGCGGTGTCAGAAATGTTTGGAAATGGGACATTGGAGTTACGAATGTAAAGGGAAGAGGAAATATCTGCACAGATCATCGCGTACAACACAATTGAAGAAGGCTTTGAAGCAAAGAGAAGAGTCTACCAT TGTAGAGCAGAAGAAAGAAATCAAGAAGAGTCGTCAACAGAAAAAGATGAGGAAAGAATCTAGCAGTTCGAGTGAAACGAACTCTAGTGCCGAAAGCAGCAGTTCCAGCAGCAGTAACGATAGCAGTAGTAGTAGCTCGTCGTCAGACAGTGAATCTGATTCTACCGACAGTGTTTCCAGTAGCAGCAGTGGTAGCAGTAGTTGtagcagtagtagtagtaaCCATTCTAAAAGGAAATAG
- the LOC143212693 gene encoding uncharacterized protein LOC143212693, translating into MEINKENDLQLTENICKNIELKVHKNLLSTYHELLEQRKTVLKEEQTKMNNINCTVWAVEDQFCNEVWDFYLEHNFNVIFKPYSNTKEIIECHNCKYSTVPYNYVKSINSIEEDKVTELKSEIDNINNERTSIHNEDIEEDIKNATYILDSLKSFSEEILNLIRMVNFLGNSPNICHTVTNKKAKVNKGFKRTTNGENAIATSSNNFAKIDPPKKVENPKSKTYKGFMGAEKYLKNRPIGRNGENAIATCSNNFAKIDPPKKVENQKLKAYKGFKGAEKYLKNRPNGTNEENVATSSNNFAKMNTPKKRPRVISNIRLGKFTLKKQSMVSLKVKK; encoded by the exons atggaaattaacaaagaaaatGATTTACAGTTAACAGAAAACATTTGTAAGAACATAGAGTTGAAGGTTCATAAAAATCTTTTGAGTACATATCATGAACTATTGGAACAAAGGAAGACagtattaaaagaagaacagaCGAAAATG AATAATATAAATTGTACTGTATGGGCAGTGGAAGATCAATTTTGTAATGAAGTGTGGGACTTTTACTTGGAACATAATTTTAATGTTATCTTCAAACCGTATTCGAACactaaagaaataattgaatgtCATAATTGTAAATACAGTACTGTGCCGTACAATTATGTGAAATCGATTAACTCAATTGAGGAAGATAAAGTAACGGAATTGAAAAGTGAAATcgataatattaataatgaaaGAACATCCATTCATAACGAAGATATCGAAGAAGACATAAAAAATGCTACGTACATCTTAGATAGTTTAAAATCATTTTCGGAAGAAATATTGAACCTTATAAG GATGGTAAACTTTTTAGGAAATTCGCCAAACATTTGCCACACAGTtacaaataaaaaagcaaaagtaAATAAAGGATTTAAGAGAACAACAAATGGAGAGAATGCTATTGCAACATCTTCGAACAACTTTGCGAAAATTGATCCTCCTAAAAAGGTTGAAAATCCAAAATCGAAAACATATAAAGGATTTATGGGCGCCGAAAAGTATTTGAAGAATCGTCCTATCGGAAGAAATGGAGAGAATGCTATTGCAACATGTTCGAACAACTTTGCGAAAATTGATCCTCCTAAAAAGGTTGAAAATCAAAAATTAAAAGCATATAAAGGATTTAAGGGCGccgaaaaatatttgaagaatcGCCCTAACGGAACAAATGAAGAGAATGTTGCAACATCTTCGAACAACTTTGCGAAAATGAATACTCCtaaaaag CGTCCGCGTGTGATAAGCAATATACGACTCGGAAAATTTACTTTGAAAAAGCAAAGTATGGTTTCTTTGAAAGTGAAAAAGTAA
- the Mcm2 gene encoding DNA replication licensing factor Mcm2 isoform X2 has product MDTSSSPVRSDRHAEAMTSPAPDIDEPFEDESDLLGNDNDINLEEQEEDGEELFGDNMEDDYRPMPALDRYDPNLVDDEAYSEMSQGERAAAESAMHQRDRAAGIVRDDRYLLYDESDEDEVQTRKRRMAEKAATGEIEDIEMIESIENLEDTKGHSVKEWVSMLGPRTEISNRFKSFLRTHTNSKGQYMYKERIRHMCESNQSSFIVEFPILASKEHVLAYFLPEAPFQMLEIFDEVAKELVLTIFPSYERVTTEIHVRISELPLIEEIRTFRKLHLNQLVRTLGVVTATTGVMPQLSVVKYDCTKCGYVLGPFVQNQNAEVKPGSCPECQSIGPFMINMEQTIYRNYQKVTIQESPGKIPAGRIPRSKECILLSDLCDRCKPGDEVDVTAIYTNNYDGSLNTEQGFPVFATVLLANHLHVKDSKEIVDSLTEEDISSIISLSKDHRIFDRIVASIAPSIYGHEYSKRALALAIFGGESKNPGNKHKVRGDINVLMCGDPGTAKSQFLKFIEKIAPRTVFTTGQGASAVGLTAFVRKSPTTREWTLEAGALVLADHGICLIDEFDKMNDQDRTSIHEAMEQQSISISKVGIVTSLHARCSVIAASNPIGGRYDASMTFSENVDLSEPILSRFDILCVVKDEIDPMQDRHLAKFVVNSHIKHHPTNVEKTFAPEENAHDISIPQDLLKKYIVYAKQNVHPKLTNIDQDKVAKLYSQLRQESLATGSLPITVRHIESIIRMSEASAKIHLRDHVQDTDINVAIRMMLDSFVDTQKYSVMKSMRQTFQKYLSYKKDHSELLYYILRQVTLDTLAFQKAIHGSRVTVIEISEKDLLDRAKQIDIHNLHPFYESDIFKSNNFLYDSKRKVIIQTLPESIDD; this is encoded by the exons ATG GATACCAGTAGTTCTCCGGTCCGTTCCGATAGGCATGCAGAGGCAATGACATCCCCTGCGCCAGACATAGATGAACCTTTCGAGGATGAGTCTGATTTACTTGGCAATGACAACGACATTAATCTGGAAGAGCAGGAAGAGGATGGAGAAGAGTTGTTTGGGGATAATATGGAAGA TGATTATCGACCCATGCCAGCTTTAGACAGATACGATCCTAATCTAGTCGACGATGAAGCCTACTCGGAGATGTCGCAAGGCGAACGTGCAGCTGCCGAATCTGCGATGCATCAAAGAGATAGAGCAGCAGGCATTGTCAGAGACGATAGATACTTGCTTTACG ATGAAAGCGATGAAGACGAAGTGCAAACACGCAAGCGACGTATGGCTGAGAAGGCTGCGACAGGTGAAATAGAAGATATAGAA ATGATCGAATCCATTGAGAACTTAGAAGATACGAAAGGTCACTCGGTTAAGGAATGGGTATCGATGCTGGGGCCCAGAACAGAAATATCAAATCGGTTCAAAAGTTTCTTACGCACGCATACTAATTCGAAAGGACAGTATATGTACAAGGAAAGAATTCGGCATATGTGCGAAAGTAATCAA TCCAGTTTCATTGTGGAGTTCCCTATTCTTGCCAGTAAGGAACACGTTCTGGCCTACTTTCTGCCAGAAGCACCGTTCCAAATGTtggaaatattcgatgaagtaGCGAAGGAATTGGTGCTGACCATCTTCCCCAGTTACGAAAGAGTCACGACTGAAATTCACGTCAGGATATCAGAATTACCTTTAATAGAAGAGATTCGTACGTTTAG GAAGTTGCATTTAAATCAACTGGTACGTACCCTGGGCGTGGTAACCGCAACAACGGGAGTGATGCCACAATTATCAGTTGTAAAATACGATTGTACAAAGTGTGGGTATGTGCTTGGTCCGTTCGTACAAAACCAAAATGCTGAAGTTAAGCCTGGATCTTGTCCTGAGTGTCAAAGCATCGGACCGTTTATG attaatatggagcaaacaaTCTATAGAAATTACCAAAAAGTTACAATCCAAGAATCACCGGGTAAAATTCCCGCAGGTAGAATACCAAGGAGTAAAGAATGCATTCTTCTATCGGACCTCTGCGATCGCTGTAAGCCTGGCGACGAAGTAGACGTCACAGCGATTTACACGAACAATTACGATGGTTCATTGAACACAGAACAA GGTTTCCCGGTGTTCGCGACGGTACTTCTAGCAAATCATCTACACGTGAAAGACTCGAAAGAAATCGTAGACTCTCTAACCGAGGAAGATATTTCTAGCATTATTTCCTTGAGCAAAGATCATCGAATCTTCGATCGCATTGTCGCGAGCATTGCACCATCGATTTACGGGCACGAGTATTCGAAGAGAGCTCTAGCGTTGGCAATATTTGGGGGTGAATCGAAGAATCCCG GTAACAAACACAAAGTAAGAGGAGACATTAACGTGTTGATGTGCGGTGATCCAGGAACAGCGAAATCTCAGTTTTTAAAATTCATCGAGAAAATTGCACCGAGAACAGTATTCACTACAGGTCAGGGTGCTTCGGCTGTTGGTTTAACTGCTTTCGTAAGGAAATCGCCAACAACTCGAGAATGGACTTTGGAAGCTGGTGCTCTGGTACTTGCTGATCACGGAATCTGTCTGATCGATGAGTTCGATAAG ATGAACGATCAAGATAGGACGTCTATACACGAAGCTATGGAACAACAAAGTATTTCTATTTCAAAAGTAGGAATCGTAACGTCTCTTCACGCCAGGTGCTCGGTTATAGCTGCATCGAATCCTATCGGAGGAAGATACGATGCTAGCATGACGTTCTCGGAAAATGTTGATTTATCGGAACCGATTCTGTCTCGTTTCGATATCCTCTGTGTGGTAAAGGATGAAATCGATCCTATGCAAGATAGACACCTGGCCAAGTTTGTTGTAAATTCTCACATCAAACATCATCCGACGAATGTGGAGAAAACATTCGCTCCAGAAGAGAATGCGCACGATATATCCATTCCGCAAGATCTTCTGAAGAAGTATATAGTTTATGCCAAACAGAATGTTCATCCTAAATTGACGAACATCGATCAAGACAAAGTGGCGAAGTTGTACAGTCAGTTGAGACAAGAAAGCTTG GCGACTGGAAGTTTACCAATTACTGTGAGACACATAGAAAGTATTATACGTATGTCCGAAGCGAGCGCAAAGATTCATTTGCGGGATCATGTTCAAGATACTGATATCAATGTCGCCATCAGGATGATGCTCGATAGTTTCGTTGATACACAGAAGTATTCAGTAATGAAAAGTATGCGACAG ACATTCCAGAAATACTTATCGTATAAAAAAGATCACAGTGAACTTTTGTATTACATACTGAGACAAGTTACGTTGGACACATTAGCATTTCAGAAAGCGATACACGGAAGTCGCGTTACAGTAATCGAAATCTCGGAGAAAGATCTATTAGATAGG GCGAAACAAATTGACATACACAATCTTCATCCGTTCTATGAAAGTGACATTTTCAAATCGAACAACTTTTTATACGACTCAAAGAGAAAAGTGATTATACAAACACTTCCTGAGAGTATCGATGACTAA
- the LOC143212681 gene encoding leucine-rich repeat protein soc-2 homolog: MKKSNKYWTGVGNISTVCLSEAKRDRRDLEDGLSTFYMKEQDIPEYLEGCGLTTCTADMPEDVSALRDIKEQMKEKKLSSASIAGPDTKKTVTVKHPESNKPKPTTKKGKPIQADLDVAKEFIRCRDECVKRLDLSKSSITHLPSTVRDLTQLVEFYLYGNKLATLPPEIGYLANLETLALSENSLTSLPSTLENLKSLRVLDLRHNKLNEIPDVVYKLTSLTTLYLRFNRVKYVSNNIRNLTNLTMLSLRENKIKELPAGVGKLVNLITFDVSHNHLEHLPEEIGNCVQLSTLDLQHNELLDIPDTIGNLVSLTRLGLRYNRLTNIPKSLANCKLMDEFSVEGNQVCQLPDGLLSSLSDLTSITLSRNAFTAYPSGGPAQFTNVYSINLEHNKIDKIPYGIFSRAKNLTKLNMKENQLTALPLDIGTWVKMVELNLGTNQLTKIPDDIQCLQSLEVLILSNNLLKRIPASIANLRKLRVLDLEENRIDSLPNEIGFLRDLQTLVLQSNQVTTLPRAIGNLTNLTYLSIGENNLNYLPEEIGTLENLESLYINDNANLHNLPFELALCTNLSIMSIENCPLSQIPAEIVVGGPSIVIQYLKMQGPYRSM, translated from the coding sequence ATGAAAAAGTCGAACAAATACTGGACAGGTGTGGGTAACATTTCAACGGTGTGTTTGTCCGAGGCGAAGAGGGACCGTAGGGATTTGGAGGACGGTCTTTCGACCTTTTACATGAAGGAACAGGATATTCCTGAATATTTGGAAGGCTGTGGTTTAACCACCTGCACAGCCGACATGCCAGAGGACGTATCCGCTCTGCGGGATATCAAGGAGCAGATGAAAGAAAAAAAGCTGTCCTCCGCGTCCATAGCAGGTCCCGACACCAAGAAAACGGTAACTGTCAAACACCCCGAGTCCAACAAACCGAAACCTACCACGAAAAAAGGTAAACCAATCCAAGCAGATTTAGACGTCGCGAAAGAATTCATTAGATGCAGGGACGAGTGCGTGAAACGGCTGGATTTGAGTAAATCGAGCATCACGCATCTACCAAGCACCGTGCGAGACCTGACGCAGCTGGTCGAATTCTATCTGTACGGTAACAAACTGGCAACATTACCGCCGGAGATCGGTTACCTGGCAAATCTGGAGACACTGGCTTTGAGCGAGAACTCGCTGACCAGTTTGCCGAGTACATTAGAAAATCTAAAGTCGTTGCGAGTACTAGACCTCAGGCATAACAAGCTGAACGAAATACCTGATGTCGTTTATAAATTGACTAGCCTGACCACTCTGTATTTGCGCTTTAATCGTGTCAAATATGTCAGCAACAATATTAGAAACTTGACGAATCTAACGATGCTCAGCTTGAGGGAGAACAAGATCAAAGAACTTCCCGCAGGTGTTGGAAAGTTGGTTAATCTGATAACATTTGACGTGTCCCATAATCATTTGGAACACCTGCCCGAAGAGATCGGAAATTGCGTCCAATTGTCCACTTTGGATCTGCAGCACAACGAGCTGTTGGATATTCCGGATACAATCGGGAATTTAGTTTCTTTAACGAGATTAGGTCTTAGATACAATAGATTAACTAACATACCGAAATCGTTGGCAAACTGTAAGTTGATGGACGAGTTCAGCGTCGAAGGTAACCAAGTGTGCCAACTGCCCGACGGGCTGCTGTCCAGTCTTTCCGATTTGACGTCGATCACACTGTCCAGAAATGCCTTCACCGCATATCCGTCGGGAGGACCAGCCCAATTTACGAACGTTTATTCCATTAATCTGGAACATAATAAGATCGACAAAATACCATACGGAATCTTCTCGAGAGCGAAGAATTTGACAAAGTTGAACATGAAGGAAAACCAATTAACCGCTCTGCCTTTAGATATCGGTACATGGGTGAAAATGGTCGAATTGAACTTGGGTACGAATCAACTAACAAAGATTCCAGACGACATTCAATGCCTTCAGAGTTTGGAAGTCTTGATactttctaataatttgttgaAACGTATTCCTGCCAGCATAGCGAACTTACGCAAGCTCAGAGTATTAGATCTCGAGGAGAATAGGATCGATTCTTTGCCGAACGAGATCGGTTTCCTACGAGACTTGCAGACGTTAGTATTGCAAAGTAACCAGGTGACCACTTTGCCAAGAGCGATCGGTAATCTGACAAATTTAACATACTTAAGCATAGGTGAGAATAATCTGAACTATTTACCCGAGGAGATCGGTACGTTGGAAAATTTAGAATCACTGTACATAAACGATAACGCGAACTTGCATAACTTACCGTTCGAATTAGCTTTGTGCACAAATCTCAGTATTATGTCAATTGAAAATTGTCCACTCTCGCAAATCCCGGCTGAGATAGTTGTCGGCGGCCCTTCCATAGTGATTCAGTATCTGAAAATGCAAGGTCCTTATCGATCTATGTAA